Proteins from a genomic interval of Vicinamibacterales bacterium:
- a CDS encoding glycine C-acetyltransferase — MRPDPLSYLNAELTALKEQGLYRKLRILEGEPAAHATFDHKSVVNLSSNNYLGLATHPRLKQAALDAVAKYGVGSGAVRTISGTMEMHMELERRLAEFKHVEAVVVFQSGFSANAGTVSAVLTKDDVVISDELNHASIIDGCRLSRAAIKVFPHKDVDAARKILKDLPTSQRKILITDGVFSMEGDLGPLPGLCTIAEEYGAIMMVDDAHASGVFGKNGSGTVDHFKCHGRVDIQVGTLSKAVGVLGGYVAGTKTLIEFLYHRARPFLFSTSHPPAVTAACIAALDVLESEPQWIEQLWDNTRFFKAGLEQLGFNTGLSESPITPVIVGEAATAARMSDALFAQGVFAQSIGFPTVARDKARLRTIVAATHTKADLQYALDMFAKVGRELGVIN, encoded by the coding sequence ATGCGCCCTGATCCCCTTTCATACCTGAACGCCGAACTGACCGCTCTCAAGGAGCAAGGCCTCTACCGCAAGCTTCGCATCCTTGAAGGCGAGCCGGCCGCCCACGCCACGTTCGATCACAAGTCGGTCGTCAACCTGTCGTCGAACAACTACCTGGGCCTGGCCACGCATCCCCGGCTGAAGCAGGCCGCGCTCGACGCGGTGGCCAAGTACGGCGTCGGCTCCGGGGCCGTGCGCACCATCTCGGGCACCATGGAAATGCACATGGAGCTCGAGCGCCGGCTGGCCGAGTTCAAGCACGTCGAGGCGGTGGTGGTGTTCCAGAGCGGTTTCTCCGCCAACGCCGGCACCGTGTCGGCGGTGCTCACCAAGGATGACGTGGTGATCTCGGATGAATTGAACCACGCCAGCATCATCGACGGCTGCCGCTTGAGCCGCGCCGCCATCAAGGTGTTCCCACACAAGGACGTCGACGCCGCCCGCAAGATCCTGAAGGACCTGCCCACGTCGCAGCGCAAGATCCTGATCACCGACGGCGTGTTCTCGATGGAAGGCGACCTGGGCCCGTTGCCCGGGCTGTGCACGATCGCGGAAGAGTACGGCGCCATCATGATGGTGGACGACGCGCACGCCAGTGGCGTGTTCGGAAAGAACGGCAGCGGCACCGTGGACCATTTCAAGTGCCACGGGCGCGTGGACATCCAGGTCGGCACGCTGTCGAAGGCCGTTGGCGTGCTCGGCGGCTACGTCGCCGGCACCAAGACCCTGATCGAGTTCCTCTACCACCGCGCGCGGCCGTTCCTGTTCTCGACCTCGCATCCGCCGGCGGTCACCGCCGCGTGCATTGCCGCCCTCGACGTGCTGGAAAGCGAGCCGCAGTGGATCGAGCAGCTGTGGGACAACACCCGCTTTTTCAAGGCGGGCCTCGAACAGCTCGGCTTCAACACCGGCCTCAGCGAAAGCCCGATCACGCCGGTGATTGTCGGCGAGGCGGCCACCGCGGCGCGCATGTCGGACGCCCTGTTTGCGCAGGGTGTGTTCGCCCAGAGCATCGGCTTCCCGACCGTGGCCCGCGACAAGGCCCGCTTGCGCACGATTGTGGCCGCCACCCACACCAAGGCCGACCTGCAGTACGCCCTGGACATGTTCGCCAAGGTCGGCAGGGAACTCGGCGTGATCAACTAA